The Deltaproteobacteria bacterium genome segment AGATGGAGCGCAACCACGGCAGCGTCATCCTCGGGAGCCGTCAGGCGCAGAAGCGCCGCGCCCAGTCGGCCAGCGAAACCGGCGCCCGCTGGAGCCTGTTCGTCAGCATCGACGGCGGCATGGAAGTGCTCGTGCGGAGCATCGAGCAAGCACTCGCCCCCGGCGTGGTGCGACTTGGCGAGGAGGTCCGGGAGCTGTCCTGGAACGCGGACGCCCGCCGCTGGCGCGTCGCCACCGGGCGCACCGGATCAGAGCCAGATTCCAGCGAGCTGGAAGCCGACGCCGTCATCTGCACCCTGCCGGCTCATGTAGCGGGCGATGCCCTGACAACGCTGGACCCCGACTTGGCCAACGAACTCAAAGCGATCCCCTTCTCGTCCACCGCCACCGTCAACCTCGCCTACCGCCGTAGCGATATCGCCCATCCCCTGGACGGCTACGGCTTCGTGGTCCCCCACGTGGAAAACCGGGCGATCATGGCCTGCACGTTCAGCAGCGTGAAGTACGCCGGAAGGGCACCGAAAGACATCGCCCTGCTGCGCTGCTTCGTCGGCGGCGCCCTGCAAACCCACCTGCTCGACCAGTCCGACGAGTCAATGGAAGCCCAGGTGCACGACGACCTGACCGCCCTCCTCGGCATTTCCGGCGAACCGATCCTCCGGCGCACCACCCGCTATCCCGACTGCATGCCCCAATACAACGTCGGCCACCTGGAACGCGTCGAGAGAATCGAGAGCAGACTCAAGCACTTTCCTGCCCTCGCCCTCGCTGGCAAGAATTATCGGGGCGTTGGCATCGCCGACTGCGTCGCGGGAGGCGAAACAGCAGCGGAGACGATTGTGGAGAGACTTCCACACACGGGGTGATCACTGCACTTCCACCGAGGTCTCCGTACACCAGACGTCGCTTGGACATTGCCTTTGTCATTCCAGGCTATGTCAAGACTCCGCTTGGCCACGCAACGGCACCGCCGTACGAGTCGTCATTCCCGCGGAAGCGGGAAGGTGGATTCCCGCTTCCGCGGGAATGACGACTCGGGGCGTTGGTGTCAATTCTCATCCAAGCGGAGTTTTGACACAGCCTGATTCGGCAACAGAATTCTTGCCAAGAATTCTGTTGCCAAACAGCGGGTTCCTGCCGGACAGAGGGATGCCGCGACGTGACTGCTGATACGAGATGAAGCCCGTGGAAATCAGCCGCCGCGGATACTCTGCCCGCTCAGCGTCGGCTCATAAAGCATCTGGATCACCACCCCGTCCGGGTCCGCGCAGTAGAACGAGGCGCTGCCGTCGCGGTGGCGTTTGAAGGGTTTGATGATGGTGACCTGTTTGGCGCGGAACTCGGCTTCGAGTTCCTGGACGCGGTCGATGTCGGAGACGATGAAGCCGAGGTGATCGAGGGCGGAGGTGGCGGCGTCGGGAGGCCGGCCGACGGGGGTTTCGTGGAGGGCGAGGTTGTCGGAGCCGGAGCTCAGGTAGGCGTTTTGGGGGTCGGGCTGCCACACGACCTCCATGCCCAGGATATCGTGGTAGAAGGCTTTGGAGCGCTCGACGTCCTCGACGTTGAGGGCGATGTGGCGCATTCCCATGAGGCCACTGAGCGCCTTGGGCATGGTTTGGTCCTTGCTGGGGTTGGTACGCGAAACCTCGCCGCGTAATCGAGTCGTGGCCCGCAGGGGCGACCCGCCGGTCGTCCCTGCACGGATCATTTCCATGCCTCGCGGTGGATTCCCGACTCTCGGACAGACTGCTAACCGTTCATAGCGTCCTGGATGGCCCGGGCGGTGTTGAGCCGGGCCAGGTGGGCGCGGAACTCGCCGGACGCGTGGATGTCGTCCAGGGCGTCGGCGCCGTCGGCTACCCCGGCCGCGGCCGCGGTGATGTTGTCGGTGGTCAGCGCCTTGCCTCGGAGCTGGTCCTCCACCGCGCCGGCGCGGAAGGGCGTGCCGGCCAGGCCGGTGACGCCGATGGCGATGTCGGAGCAGGTGTCGCCGTCGGCCTTCAGGCAGACCGCGATGCCGACGATGGCGAAGCCCGAGGCCTTCTGCTTGACCTTGCGATACGCGGCGCGGGTGCCGGCGGCGGCCACGGGAACGCTCACGCCCGTCAGGATCTCGGAAGCCTCGATGGCGGTGGTCAGGGGGCCGAGGAAGAAGTCCCCGGCGGCCACCGAGCGAGAGCCGCCGCTGCTGGTCAGCGTCAGTTCGGCGCCCATGGCGAGCAGCGCCGCGGGCCAGTCCGCGGCCGGGTCGCCGTGGACCACGCTGCCGCCGATGGTGCCGCGGTTGCGCACCTGGGGGTCGCCGATGCTGCCGGCGGTGAGGGCCAGCAACGCGCCGTTGTTCTTGACGTCGCTGGAGGTCTCCACCTGATGATGCGTGACCAGGGCGCCGATGCGGAGCGTGCCGCCGTCCACCTGGATCTGCCGCAGGGTGTCCAGCCGCTTGAGGTCGATGACGACCCCGGGCTGAGCCAGCCTCAGCTTCATCATCGGCAGCAGGCTGTGTCCGCCGGCCATCACCTTGCCGTTGTCGCCGGCCTCCGCCAGGCTGGCGGCCGCGGCCTCGAGGCTGTCGGGAACGATGTAATCGAAGGCTGCTGGTATCATGATCGGCTCTCGCTATCTTCTTGTTTCGTAGTGGTCACTTGTTACCGCCCTGGCACAGGCGCCAGATCTTCTCGGGCTTGAGCGGCATGTCGATGTGCTTGACGCCGAACGGAGCGAGCGCGTCCACCACCGCGTTGACGATGGACGGCGTGGAGCCGATGGTGCCGGCCTCGCCCACTCCCTTCACCCCCATGGGGTTCACCGGCGACGGCGTCTCCGTGCGGTCGAACTCCAGGGGCGGCAAGTCTTCGGCGCGGGCCACGGCGTAGTCCATCAGGCTGCCGGTGACGAGTTGGCCGTCCTCGTCGTAGATCACCTCTTCCAGGAGCGCCTGTCCCAGGCCCTGGGCGATGCCGCCCTGCACCTGACCGTCCACGATCATCGGGTTGATGACCTTGCCGCAGTCGTCCACCGCCACGTACTTCTTGATCTCGATCTCGCCGCTCTGAGTGTCCACCTCCACCACGCAAATGTGCGTGCCGAAGGGGAACGTGAAGTTGGACGGCTCGAACACCGAGGTCGCCTGAAGCCCCGGCTCCATGCCGGCCGGCAGCTTGGTGGCCACGTGCGCCTGCAGCGCCACCTCCTGGATGGTGATGCCCTTGTCGGGCACGCCCTTGACCGTGAACTTGCCGTCCTCGAACTCCAGGTCATCGGTGCTGCATTCCAGCACGTTGGCGGCGATGGCCTCGGCCTTCTCGCGAACTTGCTGCGTCGCCATGTACACCGCGGTGCCGCCCACCGAGATGCCGCGGCTGCCGAAGGTGCCGATGCCGTTGGGCACCACCGCCGTGTCGCCGTGCTTCACGGCCACGTCCTCGATGGGAACGCCGAGATCGTCGGAGACGATCTGCGCGAAGGTGGTCTCTTCACCTTGGCCGTGGGGCGAGACGCCCGTCAGCACGGTGGCCTTGCCGGTGAAGTCCATGCGCACGGTGCCGCTCTCCCAGCCGCCCGCCGGCAGCGCCGCGGATGGCCCCATGGCGCAGATCTCGACATAGGTGGAGAAGCCGATGCCCAGGTGGCGGCCTTCTTCCCGCAGCCGCTTCTGCTCGGCGCGAAGGTCCTGGTAGCCCACCATCTCCAACGCCCGGTCCAGCGCCGCCTGGTAGTTGCCGCTGTCGTAGGCGAGGCCGGTGGCCACCTGCAGCGGGAAGTCGGAGGGCTGGGCGAAGTTCTTGCGGCGCAGCTCCACCGGGTCCATGTCCAGCTCCCGCGCGATCAGGTCCAGGGTGCGCTCGATCACCAGGGTGGCTTCGGGCCTGCCGGCGCCGCGGTAGGCGTCGGTGGCCACCTTGTTGGTGAAGCCGCCGGTGGAGGTGAACTTCAGGGTCGGGATCTTGTACGAACCGCTGATCATCAGGCCGGTGAGCGGCGGCATTCCCGGCGTCAAGAGCTGGTGATAGGCGCCGGTGTCCAGCAGGCTGTCGTAAGTGACGCCCAGGATCGTGCCGTCCTTCTTCACCGCGGCTTCCACGGTGCCCACCTGTCCGCGGCCGTGGATCGTCGCCTGCATGTTCTCGCGGCGTCCTTCGATCCACTTCACCGTGCCCTTGAGCTTCATCGCCAGGTGGGCCAGCAGGCCCTCCTCCCGGTAGACGTTGAGCTTGCAGCCGAAGCCGCCGCCCACCTCCGGGGCGATGATGCGGATGCGGTGTTCCGGGTAGTTGAGCATGAGCGCCAGCATGGCCCGCAGGAGATGCGGGATCTGCGTAGAGCTCCAGACGGTCAGCTCGTCCTCGCCCGGGAAGTACCGCGCCACCACGCCGCGCGTCTCCACCGAGATCGGCGCGAGCCGCTGGTGAATGAACTTCTGCTTGACGACGACGTCCGCCTCGGCGCGGGCCTTGTCCATGTCCCCGGTGCCGCACTCGAAGGTGAAGGCCTGGTTGCTGTCCCACTGGGAATGGACCAGCGGCGAACCCGGCTGCAGCGCCTTCTCCAGGTCCGAGACCGCCGGCAGCGGCTCATAGTCCACCTCGATGAGGTCGCGAGCGTCCCGGGCCGTGTACGAGTCCCCGGCCACCGCCACCGCCACCGGCTCCCCGACATACCGCACTTCGTCCTGGGCCAGCACCGGGTGCGGCGGCGTGCGCAGGGTCGGATTGGCGGCGGCGCAGGGCACCGAGCCCACGCTGTCGCCGATGTCCGCGCCGGTGACGACGGTGACGACGCCGGGCAAGGCCCGCGCCGCGTCCGTGTTGATGCCGATGATGCGGGCGTGGGCGTGGGGGCTCCGCAGGATGGCCGCGTGCATCACGTCCGCCATCCGGAGATCGTCCACGTAGTGCGACAACCCCTGCACCAGGCGGGGGTCTTCACGCCGCTTTACCTTGGTTCCTACAAGCTTGCTTACCGGCATGGCTTACGTCCCAGCTTTCATTTGTTCGGCGGCTTGCTGCACCGCGTCGACGATATGCTTGTACCCGGTGCACCGGCAGATGTTGCCTTCGAGCCCGTGGCGGATCTCCTTCTCCGACGGGCTCGGGTTCTCCTGAAGGAGCTGCCGCGTGGCCATGATCATGCCCGGCGTGCAGAAGCCGCACTGGAGCCCGTGACAGTCCCAGAAGGCTTCCTGTATCGGATGCAGCCCGTCATCGGTGGCGAGGGATTCGATGGTCTCGACCTCGCATCCGTCCACCTGCACGGCCAGCAGGGTGCAGGATTTCGCCGCCGCGCCGTCCACCATCACCGTGCACGCGCCGCACAGGCTCGTCTCGCAACCGATGTGGGTACCCGTGAGAGCCAGCACGTCCCGCAGGTAGTGCACCAGCAAGAGGCGCGGCTGGACTTCGTCCGTCCGGCTGACGCCGTTGACTCGAACCTGAATCGTGGTTGTGTTGCTCATGATCCTCCGTCCTCGATGGACCGCGAATATACTATTCCGCCAAACGGCGGGTCAACAAGAAATCAGCCGGTTGCCACGGTTTTGCCGGACACGGTTGCCGCGCCGCACACATAGGGCGGACACCGGCCACGCGGCTTGCGCGGGAACGAGGACAGGGCGTTCAACCAGAGAGGAGTTTACCTGGCGGTCGGCACCGTCCTTGACGATTCGCGGACGCATGTGACAGATTCTTCGCGTTCGCGGCGGAACAAATGTTTCGGCGGAACACGAACCCCCGACCGGGAGGAGAAACATGAAGGTATTTGTCACTGGCGCCGGCATGCTCGGATGTCACACGGCCAGGGAGCTGGCGAAGGCGGGGCACTCGGTCCACATCTACGACCTGAGCCCCGATCCCGCTTACGTCGCGGCCATCGCCGGGAAGCGGCGCGTGACCACGGTGCGCGGCGACCTCCTGGACCTGCCCAACCTGATGCGCGCCCTGGCGCAAGCCAAGCCGGCCGTGCTGGTGCACACCGCCGGACTCATCGGCGGCCAGGTGGAGAACCCGCCCTACCGCGGCTTCCACACCAACACCGTCGGGTCGGTGAACGTCTTCGAGGCCTGTCAGCTCGCCGGGATCAAGCGGCTGGTGCACGTCAGCACCTTCGGCGTCTACGACTGGGCCAACATCCGCAAGGGACCGGTCACGGAGGACGCCCCGCGCTGGGGCAACCGCTTCTATCCCTCCACCAAGGTCGCCAACGAGGTGATGCTGGACGCCTACGAGAACTACTACGGCATGGAGTGCGTGCGCATCCGCCCCAGCGGCGTGTACGGGCCCGGCCACTACCGCGGCGGCTCCGGCGGCGGCATCGCCATGAACCACTTGGTGCGCGCGTGCGTGGGTGAGGGGCCCGTGGTGCTCGAGAAGCGCCACGTGGGACCCAACGACTTCATCTACGCCACGGACGTGGGCCGCGGCATCGCCCTGGCCTGCACCGCCAAGGACGCGCCCGGCAAGGCCTTCAACATCGCCGTGGGAACGAATTACGGCCCGAAGGACTTCGTCAAGGCGCTGCGCAACCTGTTGCCGGGCCGCGAGATCGCGCTGGCCGAAGGCGCGGATCAAGGGAAGGGGCGCCCGCGCGTGGACCTGTCCGCGGCCAGGAGCATCCTCGGCTACGAACCGGAATATACGCTGGAGAAAGGGCTCGCGGACTACATGGAGGTGGTGCGGCGCCACGGCTTCTGGCACTGAGGCCGTGGCGGAGATTGGAGTCTCGCTTTCCAGGCCGTGTCAAACAGCGGGACCATACGGGCCATACGAAACGTCATTCCCGCGGAAGCGGGAATCCAGCCTTGCCTACGCTGTCTTTCCCGCGCGGGCGGCGTAGTCCCGCAGGATGCCGTCGACGTCGACTCCCAGCTCGCGTCCCTCGCGGATGACGCCTTCCTTCTGGCTGCTCCAGCTCTGCACGAACATGTTCTCCAGGAACTCGCGGTTGGCGGGCTCTTCGGCAAAGCGTGCGAGCTTTTCCGTGACCATGTCCTCGTGCCCTTCCTCGTCGTCCACGATGTCCTTGGCGAGTTGCCGCACCACCGGGTCCGGCGTGTTGTCGCGCATGTGCTCCATGAACACCACCGCGGACTTCTCGGCGATGTTGCACAAGCGGAACGAGCGCACGTCGCCGGTGAGGAACTGGCCGAAGTAGCCGTCGTAGGCCGCCACGGGAACATCGTCCGCGGCGCCGCGGCTGTCGAGGTAATCCCTGATCAGCGCGTGGTGCTTGTACTCGTCCGCCGCCTGCTCCGCCACGTGGGCGCGCTCGTGGGGCTCCAACTCGTCGTACTGCAACAGCGCCTTGGTGAACGCCACGGCGTGGGCCAGCTCCTTCTTGGACTGGCGCTGCATCAGCGCGACGAACTCCGGCGAGCGCGGGTCCAGCTCGGCCAGCGCCTTGCGGATGGCGATGACGGGCCCTTCCAGCTCATCGTGGTAGCGGCTCCACAGCGATTCGACGAATTCCCTTCCGGTCATGACATCACTCCTCCGCTTCGGGTTGACTCAAACTACCTGCCGGGCCGTTGCGGTGTCAATTGGGGATGCCTCGGGCAGGACCCCGCCCCGCTCTTGGATTCCCGCTTTCGCGGGTGTGTCAAGACTCCGCTTGGCCACGAGACGGCACCGCCCTACGGATCGTCATTCCCGCGGAAGCGGGAATCCAGGGGTGGTGGTGGGGGTTAAACGAGGCGGTTTCCCCGCCTCACCCCTCCTGGATTCCCGCTTCCGCGGGAATGACGATCCGTAGAATCCCGCCTCACGAGTCTTGGCACAGCCGCTTCCACCGGGATGACGGATGGAGCACCTGGTCCAGCTCTTTGCCGTGTGTAACGGTACTGCTACAAGAAAACCCACGAGGATGCGGTTGCCGCGGGTGCGATCGATACACTGCCGCGGCGGCCCGTTTGGGAAAGGAGACTCGACATGGCGAAGGATGCACGCGAGGCTTTCGAAAGTGTCTCGCTAGGGGCCGGGAACAAGGCCTACGAGATCATCGCCGATCTCGACCCGGAATACGCGCGGCACCTGACGGGGCTGTTCGTGGACGGGACCTTCGGGCGTGAGGGCGCCCTCGACCGGAAGACCAAGGAGCTGATCATGGTCGGCATCACCTGCGCGCTGAACCGGCCCCGGGGGGTGCGCCTCCACAGCGAACGGGCGCTCAAGCTCGGCGCGACGCCGCGGCAGGTACTGGAGGCGGTGGAGGTGGCCGCGATACCCGGGGGCATGCCGGGACTGTGGCTTGGAGCCGAGACGCTGGACGCGATCCTGCGCGAACAGGGAATCGAGTTCAAATGAGCCTGGCCCACGGGCCGCTCCACGGGGTCCGGGTGCTGGACCTGACGCGGGTCCTGGCGGGTCCCTACTGCACCATGTTCCTGGGCGACCTGGGAGCGGAGGTCGTCAAGGTCGAACAGCCGGGCGTGGGTGACGACACGCGCAGTTGGGGGCCGCCCTTCCAGGGAGGCGAGAGCGCCTATTTCCTGTGCGTCAACCGCAACAAGCGCAGCGTGACCCTGGACCTCCGGACGCCGGACGGCATCGCGTTGCTGCGCCGCCTGGCGCTGCGGGCCGATGTGCTGATGGAGAACTTCCGGCCGGGCACCCTCGCCGGCTGGGGCCTGCCCGAAACGGAGATCCGGCGGGAGAACCCGCGGCTGATCTACGCCTCGCTTTCGGCCTTCGGCGCCAGCGGCCCGCTGAAGGACCTGCCCGGCTACGACCTCGCCATGCAGGCCTGGGGCGGCCTCATGAGCATCACCGGCCCGGCCGGCGGCGAGCCCTCCAAGGTGGGCGTCGCCATCATCGACGTCGTCGCCGGCCTGATGCTGGGGCAATCCATCGCCGCGGCCCTCTACGCACGCGAAAAGACCGGTGAAGGACAAAGGATCGAGACCTCCCTCATGGAGGCGGAGGTGGCGAGCCTCATCAACGCCGGCAGCAACTACCTCGTCACCGGCGAGGTGCCCGGACGCTGGGGCAACGCCCACCCCAACATCGTGCCCTACCAGAGTTTCCCGACGGCCGACGGCCACTTGGTGGTGGCCATGGCCAACGACGCCATCTGGACGCGGTTTTGCAAGGCGGCGGGCCAGCCGGAGCTGGCGGAAGACCCGCGTTTCGACACCAATGCGCACCGCGTGGAGCACCGAGACGTCCTCATCGAGCTCTTGAACGAGATGTTCCGCTCGCGTCCGCGCGGGGAATGGATCGAGATCCTGAACGACGCGGGCGTGCCGTGCTCGCCGGTCCAGAACATCCAGGAAGTGTTCGAATCCCCACAGGTCCTGGCCACGGGGATGCTGCGGGAGATCGACCACCCGACCGCCGGCAAGGTGCGTATGGCCGGGCCGCCGGTGAAGTTCTCGGGCACGCCCGCGTCCATCCGGCTGGCGCCACCGCTCCTGGGGGAACACAACGAGCAGGTGCTCAAGGAATGGCTGGATCTGGAGGAGGCGGAGGTCGCGGAGGTTCGGAGACGGGGGACCCTCGGTTAGCGGCACGGGCCGCTGCGCAAGGACGGTGCACCTAGTGTCCTGCGTCACAAATAGCTTGATGAATCCGCGGGTCCTTTTCGCCGTCGGCTGCGTTACTCTTCCTCGCGTGGTGCCCGCCACTGCTCGTCATCGCGCCTTGCCGACGACAAAAATGCCCTCGCGGATTCATCAAGCTATTTGTGACGCAGGACACTAGCGGGAAGCGGACAAGCGAGGACAACGGCATGCGACAGGGA includes the following:
- the hemG gene encoding protoporphyrinogen oxidase, with protein sequence MNRHVIVIGGGISGLAAAHRLTELSRAGALEMRVTLLEASDRLGGVIATEQTGDLLLELGPDSYITDKPAALSLCERLGLTDRLIAPQRADGLKLYTVNRGRLEPLPEGFLLMAPTRVGSVLRSPLFSWIGKLRMALEPLVPRRSGAGDESLASFVRRRLGREVLERVAQPLIGGIYASDPEHLSLAATMPRFPEMERNHGSVILGSRQAQKRRAQSASETGARWSLFVSIDGGMEVLVRSIEQALAPGVVRLGEEVRELSWNADARRWRVATGRTGSEPDSSELEADAVICTLPAHVAGDALTTLDPDLANELKAIPFSSTATVNLAYRRSDIAHPLDGYGFVVPHVENRAIMACTFSSVKYAGRAPKDIALLRCFVGGALQTHLLDQSDESMEAQVHDDLTALLGISGEPILRRTTRYPDCMPQYNVGHLERVERIESRLKHFPALALAGKNYRGVGIADCVAGGETAAETIVERLPHTG
- a CDS encoding VOC family protein, which translates into the protein MPKALSGLMGMRHIALNVEDVERSKAFYHDILGMEVVWQPDPQNAYLSSGSDNLALHETPVGRPPDAATSALDHLGFIVSDIDRVQELEAEFRAKQVTIIKPFKRHRDGSASFYCADPDGVVIQMLYEPTLSGQSIRGG
- a CDS encoding xanthine dehydrogenase family protein subunit M, which gives rise to MIPAAFDYIVPDSLEAAAASLAEAGDNGKVMAGGHSLLPMMKLRLAQPGVVIDLKRLDTLRQIQVDGGTLRIGALVTHHQVETSSDVKNNGALLALTAGSIGDPQVRNRGTIGGSVVHGDPAADWPAALLAMGAELTLTSSGGSRSVAAGDFFLGPLTTAIEASEILTGVSVPVAAAGTRAAYRKVKQKASGFAIVGIAVCLKADGDTCSDIAIGVTGLAGTPFRAGAVEDQLRGKALTTDNITAAAAGVADGADALDDIHASGEFRAHLARLNTARAIQDAMNG
- a CDS encoding xanthine dehydrogenase family protein molybdopterin-binding subunit — protein: MPVSKLVGTKVKRREDPRLVQGLSHYVDDLRMADVMHAAILRSPHAHARIIGINTDAARALPGVVTVVTGADIGDSVGSVPCAAANPTLRTPPHPVLAQDEVRYVGEPVAVAVAGDSYTARDARDLIEVDYEPLPAVSDLEKALQPGSPLVHSQWDSNQAFTFECGTGDMDKARAEADVVVKQKFIHQRLAPISVETRGVVARYFPGEDELTVWSSTQIPHLLRAMLALMLNYPEHRIRIIAPEVGGGFGCKLNVYREEGLLAHLAMKLKGTVKWIEGRRENMQATIHGRGQVGTVEAAVKKDGTILGVTYDSLLDTGAYHQLLTPGMPPLTGLMISGSYKIPTLKFTSTGGFTNKVATDAYRGAGRPEATLVIERTLDLIARELDMDPVELRRKNFAQPSDFPLQVATGLAYDSGNYQAALDRALEMVGYQDLRAEQKRLREEGRHLGIGFSTYVEICAMGPSAALPAGGWESGTVRMDFTGKATVLTGVSPHGQGEETTFAQIVSDDLGVPIEDVAVKHGDTAVVPNGIGTFGSRGISVGGTAVYMATQQVREKAEAIAANVLECSTDDLEFEDGKFTVKGVPDKGITIQEVALQAHVATKLPAGMEPGLQATSVFEPSNFTFPFGTHICVVEVDTQSGEIEIKKYVAVDDCGKVINPMIVDGQVQGGIAQGLGQALLEEVIYDEDGQLVTGSLMDYAVARAEDLPPLEFDRTETPSPVNPMGVKGVGEAGTIGSTPSIVNAVVDALAPFGVKHIDMPLKPEKIWRLCQGGNK
- a CDS encoding (2Fe-2S)-binding protein; translated protein: MSNTTTIQVRVNGVSRTDEVQPRLLLVHYLRDVLALTGTHIGCETSLCGACTVMVDGAAAKSCTLLAVQVDGCEVETIESLATDDGLHPIQEAFWDCHGLQCGFCTPGMIMATRQLLQENPSPSEKEIRHGLEGNICRCTGYKHIVDAVQQAAEQMKAGT
- a CDS encoding NAD(P)-dependent oxidoreductase, with translation MKVFVTGAGMLGCHTARELAKAGHSVHIYDLSPDPAYVAAIAGKRRVTTVRGDLLDLPNLMRALAQAKPAVLVHTAGLIGGQVENPPYRGFHTNTVGSVNVFEACQLAGIKRLVHVSTFGVYDWANIRKGPVTEDAPRWGNRFYPSTKVANEVMLDAYENYYGMECVRIRPSGVYGPGHYRGGSGGGIAMNHLVRACVGEGPVVLEKRHVGPNDFIYATDVGRGIALACTAKDAPGKAFNIAVGTNYGPKDFVKALRNLLPGREIALAEGADQGKGRPRVDLSAARSILGYEPEYTLEKGLADYMEVVRRHGFWH
- a CDS encoding ferritin-like domain-containing protein gives rise to the protein MTGREFVESLWSRYHDELEGPVIAIRKALAELDPRSPEFVALMQRQSKKELAHAVAFTKALLQYDELEPHERAHVAEQAADEYKHHALIRDYLDSRGAADDVPVAAYDGYFGQFLTGDVRSFRLCNIAEKSAVVFMEHMRDNTPDPVVRQLAKDIVDDEEGHEDMVTEKLARFAEEPANREFLENMFVQSWSSQKEGVIREGRELGVDVDGILRDYAARAGKTA
- a CDS encoding carboxymuconolactone decarboxylase family protein; protein product: MAKDAREAFESVSLGAGNKAYEIIADLDPEYARHLTGLFVDGTFGREGALDRKTKELIMVGITCALNRPRGVRLHSERALKLGATPRQVLEAVEVAAIPGGMPGLWLGAETLDAILREQGIEFK
- a CDS encoding CoA transferase, with the translated sequence MSLAHGPLHGVRVLDLTRVLAGPYCTMFLGDLGAEVVKVEQPGVGDDTRSWGPPFQGGESAYFLCVNRNKRSVTLDLRTPDGIALLRRLALRADVLMENFRPGTLAGWGLPETEIRRENPRLIYASLSAFGASGPLKDLPGYDLAMQAWGGLMSITGPAGGEPSKVGVAIIDVVAGLMLGQSIAAALYAREKTGEGQRIETSLMEAEVASLINAGSNYLVTGEVPGRWGNAHPNIVPYQSFPTADGHLVVAMANDAIWTRFCKAAGQPELAEDPRFDTNAHRVEHRDVLIELLNEMFRSRPRGEWIEILNDAGVPCSPVQNIQEVFESPQVLATGMLREIDHPTAGKVRMAGPPVKFSGTPASIRLAPPLLGEHNEQVLKEWLDLEEAEVAEVRRRGTLG